A DNA window from Streptococcus sp. LPB0220 contains the following coding sequences:
- the rplS gene encoding 50S ribosomal protein L19: MNPLIQSLTEGQLRTDIPAFRPGDTVRVHAKVVEGSRERIQIFEGVVIARKGQGHTEMYTVRKISNGVGVERTFPVHTPRVEKIEVVRYGKVRRAKLYYLRALQGKAARIKEIRR, translated from the coding sequence ATGAATCCATTAATCCAAAGCTTGACTGAAGGTCAACTTCGTACTGATATCCCTGCATTCCGTCCTGGTGACACTGTTCGTGTACACGCGAAAGTTGTCGAAGGATCTCGTGAACGTATCCAGATCTTTGAAGGCGTTGTTATCGCTCGTAAAGGTCAAGGACACACTGAAATGTACACTGTTCGTAAAATCTCTAACGGTGTCGGTGTTGAACGTACATTCCCAGTACACACTCCTCGTGTAGAAAAGATTGAAGTTGTACGTTACGGTAAAGTACGTCGTGCGAAATTGTACTACCTTCGTGCATTGCAAGGTAAAGCAGCTCGTATTAAAGAAATCCGTCGTTAA
- a CDS encoding chloride channel protein: MALFIGLLVGAIDMIFGQGLLLIGDFRSQHWPLILFLALAGLVIVYLYKRFGGKASKGMGLIFDVGHAREEKIPLVLVPLIMLTTWMSHLFGGSVGREGVAVQIGATLSHRFARHIKIPDASRIFLMTGMAAGFAGLFQTPLAATFFALEVLTVGELQLMALYPALIASIVASFTSHALGLEKFAVPLRETLSWTPETLIKVAILGLAFGLAGKLFAISLSWLKKTVAQVLPNPYIRIALIGAGLSLVLLTLQLTKVGTYSGLGTNLIDVAFHQGSAQSYDWILKLLFTVVTISAGYQGGEVTPLFAIGATLGVFLAPMLGLPVLVVAAIGYASVFGSATTTLLAPILIGGEVFGYANLPFFVIACAIAYCLPKEWSIYSGQKVAKK, translated from the coding sequence ATGGCGCTTTTCATTGGTCTCTTGGTCGGTGCTATTGACATGATTTTTGGTCAAGGATTGCTCCTGATCGGGGATTTCCGAAGCCAGCATTGGCCCTTGATTCTTTTTCTGGCCTTAGCGGGGCTTGTCATCGTTTATCTCTATAAACGTTTTGGTGGCAAGGCTTCAAAAGGGATGGGCCTCATCTTTGATGTCGGACACGCGCGTGAGGAGAAAATCCCCTTGGTCTTGGTGCCTTTGATCATGCTGACGACCTGGATGAGCCATCTCTTTGGTGGTTCGGTCGGTCGGGAAGGTGTAGCAGTCCAGATCGGAGCGACCCTTTCGCACCGTTTTGCCCGTCATATCAAGATCCCGGATGCTTCGCGTATTTTTCTCATGACCGGGATGGCCGCTGGTTTTGCGGGGCTCTTTCAGACGCCACTGGCAGCAACCTTTTTTGCCCTTGAAGTCTTGACAGTTGGGGAGTTGCAGTTGATGGCTCTCTATCCAGCGCTCATTGCCTCAATCGTGGCTAGCTTCACCTCTCATGCCCTTGGTTTAGAGAAATTTGCTGTGCCACTAAGAGAAACGCTGAGCTGGACACCAGAGACCTTGATCAAAGTTGCCATTCTTGGCCTGGCTTTTGGCCTTGCTGGGAAACTCTTTGCAATTAGCCTTTCCTGGTTGAAGAAAACGGTCGCTCAAGTCTTGCCCAATCCTTATATCCGGATTGCCCTTATAGGGGCCGGACTCAGCTTGGTCCTCTTGACCCTCCAGCTGACCAAGGTCGGCACTTATAGTGGACTTGGAACCAATCTGATTGATGTAGCTTTTCATCAGGGCAGTGCGCAGAGTTATGACTGGATCTTGAAGCTCCTCTTTACCGTAGTGACGATCTCTGCTGGATACCAAGGAGGAGAAGTGACACCGCTCTTTGCGATCGGAGCTACACTTGGAGTCTTTCTTGCTCCGATGTTAGGTCTACCAGTCTTAGTCGTGGCCGCTATCGGATATGCCAGTGTCTTTGGCAGTGCGACGACGACCTTGCTCGCACCGATCTTAATCGGAGGAGAAGTCTTTGGCTATGCCAACCTGCCATTCTTCGTCATTGCTTGCGCCATCGCCTATTGCTTACCAAAAGAGTGGAGCATTTATTCTGGTCAAAAAGTTGCGAAAAAGTAG
- a CDS encoding 34 kDa antigenic family protein, with the protein MEKNRLFIIISAAVAILSSFLPWASLNAGAFGSYSWNGLHGDGWFVIIFAVVAIVLACLNDVKSSLPKGFAIGVIVSGALSTIVTLIDLFGVNKYAVNFNGYGVSIGFGLILALIASIAIVVTGLLAMSGGKITKGTFEELAESGKGFAQSVGRVTTSTVKTAVDEIKKETHEHTEGQADQPVEAPKDPNQSEQ; encoded by the coding sequence ATGGAAAAAAATCGTTTGTTTATCATTATCTCTGCTGCGGTAGCGATTCTTAGCTCTTTCTTGCCATGGGCAAGCCTTAATGCTGGTGCCTTTGGTTCATACAGCTGGAATGGCCTTCACGGAGATGGATGGTTCGTTATTATCTTCGCAGTCGTTGCGATTGTCCTTGCTTGCTTGAACGATGTGAAATCTTCACTACCAAAAGGTTTTGCAATTGGTGTTATCGTATCAGGGGCTCTCTCAACTATCGTAACATTGATCGATCTATTTGGTGTAAACAAATATGCTGTTAACTTCAATGGTTATGGCGTTTCAATTGGCTTTGGTTTGATCCTTGCTTTAATCGCATCAATCGCTATTGTTGTAACTGGTCTCTTGGCGATGTCAGGTGGTAAAATCACTAAAGGAACCTTCGAAGAACTTGCTGAATCTGGTAAAGGATTTGCCCAATCAGTTGGACGTGTGACAACTTCTACTGTAAAAACTGCTGTAGATGAAATCAAAAAAGAAACTCACGAACACACTGAGGGACAAGCTGATCAACCGGTTGAAGCACCAAAAGATCCAAATCAATCTGAACAATAA
- a CDS encoding type II CAAX prenyl endopeptidase Rce1 family protein has product MSKFISKQSVAIWYALTALLATFLVGHVILWFLPDRSSMGASLLFILMNLIPMITALCFSIVLGETKSLGEFFKKVFLQKESSLAWILAFFIPIIYYGISILLMNVRFTGNSLLAFFLYFPWTFLYGGLEEVGWRWFLQEHLSFSKHFISKMMVLSFVWFLWHIPIYQLPWITAGSSNYLIFYLMILGNTFLFGALKEYSKGAVPCILAHMLIDSLAVLMLVQSSLPQIILLVMFEILVSSWLVAIRKSEK; this is encoded by the coding sequence TTGAGCAAATTTATTTCAAAACAATCAGTCGCTATCTGGTATGCACTGACTGCCCTCCTTGCTACATTTCTAGTAGGTCATGTTATCCTTTGGTTTCTCCCAGATAGGAGTAGTATGGGGGCCTCACTCCTGTTTATCCTAATGAACTTGATTCCCATGATAACGGCTCTTTGCTTTTCCATTGTCTTAGGTGAAACTAAATCCCTGGGAGAATTTTTCAAAAAGGTCTTTCTTCAAAAAGAAAGTTCCCTGGCCTGGATCCTAGCTTTCTTCATCCCCATCATTTATTATGGGATCTCCATCCTGCTCATGAATGTTCGCTTTACTGGGAATTCCCTCTTGGCCTTCTTCCTCTATTTCCCCTGGACATTTTTATATGGTGGTCTGGAAGAAGTCGGTTGGCGTTGGTTTTTACAAGAGCATCTTTCCTTCAGCAAGCACTTTATATCTAAAATGATGGTTCTTTCCTTTGTCTGGTTTCTCTGGCATATTCCCATCTATCAACTCCCTTGGATTACAGCAGGTTCGTCTAACTATCTCATCTTTTACTTGATGATTTTAGGGAATACCTTCCTATTTGGAGCGCTCAAGGAGTACTCGAAAGGTGCTGTTCCTTGTATCCTCGCTCACATGCTGATCGATAGTCTGGCTGTCCTTATGCTGGTTCAGAGTTCTCTTCCTCAGATTATCCTTCTGGTTATGTTCGAAATCCTAGTATCCTCTTGGCTAGTAGCAATACGAAAATCGGAAAAATAA
- a CDS encoding DHH family phosphoesterase: MNVMNDILEKIQAYDTIIIHRHQNPDPDAIGSQVGLRDLLRAHFPQKRVLATGYDEPTLTWLAEMDEVKDEDYAGALVIVCDTANTPRIDDKRYTNGDFLIKIDHHPNDDAYGDLLWVDTESSSTSELIALFAKELELELPVSAARLLYAGIVGDTGRFLYPATSTRTFEIAATLRSIPFDFTALARQMDTINLKTAKLQGYVYDHLEIDEHGAARVTLTQELLKKFDLRDSETAAIVGAPGRIDTVSVWAIFVEQADGHFRVRMRSKRKVINEIAKRHNGGGHPLASGANSYSLEENDQIYKELQEVARTNEG; the protein is encoded by the coding sequence ATGAACGTAATGAATGACATTCTTGAAAAGATTCAAGCTTATGACACGATTATTATCCACCGTCATCAAAATCCGGATCCGGATGCGATTGGTAGCCAAGTAGGCTTGCGGGATCTTCTGCGTGCGCACTTCCCTCAAAAGCGGGTCTTGGCAACTGGCTATGATGAACCGACCTTGACCTGGCTTGCTGAAATGGATGAAGTCAAAGATGAGGACTATGCTGGAGCTTTGGTGATTGTCTGTGACACGGCCAATACTCCCCGCATCGATGACAAGCGCTATACGAACGGTGATTTCCTGATCAAGATCGACCACCACCCAAATGACGATGCTTATGGCGATCTGCTCTGGGTCGATACTGAGTCTAGCTCTACCAGTGAGTTGATCGCACTTTTTGCTAAAGAATTGGAGCTCGAACTTCCTGTAAGTGCTGCGCGTCTTCTATATGCTGGGATTGTCGGAGATACAGGTCGCTTCCTTTATCCTGCTACTTCGACTCGGACCTTTGAGATCGCTGCAACTCTTCGAAGCATTCCCTTTGATTTTACAGCACTTGCTCGTCAGATGGATACGATCAATCTCAAAACAGCTAAGCTTCAAGGCTATGTCTATGACCATCTTGAGATCGATGAACATGGTGCTGCGCGTGTGACCTTGACACAAGAGCTCTTGAAGAAATTCGATCTACGGGATTCAGAGACTGCTGCAATTGTCGGTGCCCCTGGACGCATCGATACCGTATCTGTTTGGGCCATCTTTGTCGAGCAGGCCGACGGTCACTTCCGTGTCCGGATGCGTAGCAAACGAAAAGTGATCAACGAAATTGCCAAACGTCATAATGGTGGTGGCCATCCACTAGCTAGCGGAGCTAACTCCTACTCCCTCGAAGAAAACGACCAAATCTACAAAGAGCTACAAGAAGTGGCTCGCACGAACGAAGGCTGA
- a CDS encoding type B 50S ribosomal protein L31, producing the protein MKKDIHLEYRPVVFMDTTTGYKFVSGSTKYSSETVEFEGETYPLIRVEISSDSHPFYTGRQKFTQADGRVDRFNKKYGLK; encoded by the coding sequence ATGAAAAAAGATATCCATCTAGAATATCGCCCTGTTGTCTTCATGGACACTACTACTGGTTACAAGTTCGTCAGCGGTTCAACTAAGTACTCTAGCGAAACAGTTGAATTCGAAGGTGAAACTTACCCATTGATCCGTGTTGAAATTTCATCAGACTCACACCCATTCTACACTGGACGTCAAAAGTTCACTCAAGCAGATGGACGTGTGGATCGTTTCAACAAAAAATACGGTCTCAAATAA
- a CDS encoding ADP-ribosylglycohydrolase family protein, giving the protein MRLRDKWEDDSNQYRRYNLKQKINSVIFGLAIGDALGVPVEFRDRDTYHISDMVGYGTYNQPAGTWSDDTSLSLALIEHLCEDSDLNGLMDKFVAYRQGYLTPFGYCFDIGVSTNQAIERYLAGVSPEKCGGTSERDNGNGALMRISPLALLLYENFDFSYRSKIIEQYTKLTHAHPRSIVASILYVQLLIGFLLNIRLEKLLCQSKPYFEDYFKKKPEYWEEYQEHFREIFDREFYQKAREDIASTGYVVDTLKACLWCLGTTDSFEEAVLKAVNLGGDTDTIGAITGTLAGAHYQLEGIPEKWIQQLANRELIDEKCRQLLEHLYKQSK; this is encoded by the coding sequence ATGAGATTAAGAGATAAATGGGAAGATGATTCAAATCAGTATAGAAGATATAATCTTAAACAAAAGATAAATTCGGTTATTTTTGGTCTAGCTATAGGTGATGCACTGGGAGTTCCTGTAGAGTTTAGAGATAGAGATACTTATCATATTTCAGATATGGTGGGTTATGGAACCTATAATCAACCAGCTGGTACCTGGTCAGATGATACTTCTTTATCCTTAGCACTTATTGAACACCTATGTGAAGATTCTGATTTGAATGGGTTGATGGATAAATTTGTAGCTTACCGTCAGGGCTACCTCACACCTTTTGGATATTGTTTTGATATTGGTGTTTCGACTAATCAGGCAATTGAACGGTATTTAGCGGGAGTTTCTCCAGAGAAATGTGGAGGGACTAGCGAGAGAGACAATGGCAATGGAGCTTTGATGAGGATATCTCCCTTAGCTTTGCTCTTATATGAAAATTTTGATTTCAGTTATAGATCAAAAATAATTGAGCAATATACTAAGCTGACCCATGCTCATCCAAGGTCTATCGTGGCATCTATTCTTTATGTCCAGCTTTTAATCGGTTTTCTTCTTAACATTCGTTTAGAAAAATTACTTTGTCAATCAAAACCTTATTTTGAAGATTATTTCAAGAAAAAACCAGAATACTGGGAAGAGTATCAGGAACATTTTAGAGAAATATTTGATAGAGAATTTTATCAAAAAGCTAGGGAAGATATTGCTTCCACAGGTTATGTTGTTGATACCTTGAAGGCTTGTCTCTGGTGTTTAGGTACAACAGATAGTTTTGAAGAAGCTGTTCTAAAAGCCGTTAATCTTGGAGGGGATACTGATACCATCGGTGCCATTACAGGTACCTTGGCTGGAGCCCACTATCAACTGGAAGGCATCCCAGAAAAATGGATTCAACAGCTGGCTAATAGAGAATTGATTGACGAAAAATGTCGGCAATTACTGGAACACTTATATAAACAATCAAAATAG
- the glpK gene encoding glycerol kinase GlpK translates to MSQETFIMAIDQGTTSSRAIIFNKKGEQVSSSQKEFTQIFPQAGWVEHNANEIWNSVQSVIAEVFIESGIKPNQIEAIGITNQRETTVVWDKNTGLPIYNAIVWQSRQTAPLAEELKNQGYVETFHQKTGLVIDAYFSATKVRWILDHVEGAQERAEKGELLFGTIDTWLVWKLTDGAAHVTDYSNAARTMLYNIKELKWDDEILEILNIPKAMLPEVRSNSEIYGKTAPFHFYGGQVPIAGMAGDQQAALFGQLAFEPGMVKNTYGTGSFIIMNTGEEMQLSENNLLTTIGYGINGKVYYALEGSIFIAGSAIQWLRDGLRMIDHSPESEAYALKSQNQDEIYVVPAFTGLGAPYWNQEARGSVFGLTRGTTKEDFIKATLQSIAYQVRDIIDTMQVDAKTPIPVLKVDGGAAKNDYLMQFQADILGIAIARAKNLETTALGAAFLAGLTVGYWKDLEELKSLHGAAQIFEPKMDESRKEELYKGWKKAVKATQVFAESDD, encoded by the coding sequence ATGTCTCAAGAAACTTTCATCATGGCGATTGACCAGGGAACCACTAGTTCGCGGGCTATCATTTTTAATAAAAAAGGCGAGCAAGTTAGCTCTAGTCAAAAGGAATTCACTCAGATTTTTCCGCAGGCTGGTTGGGTGGAGCACAATGCCAATGAGATTTGGAACTCGGTTCAGTCGGTGATCGCTGAGGTCTTTATTGAAAGTGGCATCAAGCCCAATCAAATCGAGGCGATCGGCATTACCAATCAACGGGAGACGACAGTTGTTTGGGATAAGAACACAGGCCTTCCTATTTACAATGCCATTGTCTGGCAATCTCGTCAAACTGCTCCACTGGCTGAAGAACTTAAAAACCAAGGCTATGTAGAAACCTTCCACCAAAAGACAGGTCTAGTCATTGATGCTTACTTTTCAGCGACTAAAGTCCGTTGGATCTTGGACCATGTAGAAGGAGCACAAGAGCGTGCAGAAAAAGGAGAATTGCTCTTTGGAACCATTGATACTTGGTTGGTCTGGAAGCTGACGGATGGAGCAGCCCACGTGACTGACTATTCCAATGCTGCGCGGACCATGCTTTACAATATCAAGGAACTGAAATGGGACGATGAGATTTTGGAAATTCTCAACATTCCTAAAGCCATGCTTCCTGAGGTGCGTTCAAACTCTGAAATCTATGGTAAGACAGCGCCTTTCCATTTCTACGGTGGACAAGTACCGATTGCAGGGATGGCAGGAGACCAGCAAGCTGCTCTCTTTGGTCAATTAGCCTTTGAACCTGGTATGGTCAAAAATACTTATGGAACTGGGTCCTTCATCATTATGAATACGGGTGAGGAGATGCAGTTATCAGAGAATAACTTGCTGACGACGATTGGTTATGGGATTAATGGTAAGGTCTACTATGCCCTTGAAGGATCTATCTTTATCGCTGGAAGTGCCATTCAATGGCTTCGTGACGGTCTGCGTATGATCGATCATTCACCTGAATCCGAGGCCTATGCTCTGAAGTCCCAGAACCAGGATGAAATCTATGTGGTCCCTGCCTTTACGGGTCTTGGAGCACCATATTGGAATCAAGAGGCGCGTGGTTCTGTCTTTGGGCTTACCAGGGGAACAACCAAGGAAGACTTTATCAAGGCAACCCTTCAATCCATTGCCTATCAAGTACGCGATATTATCGACACCATGCAGGTAGATGCCAAGACTCCTATCCCTGTCCTAAAAGTAGACGGAGGAGCAGCGAAAAATGATTACTTAATGCAGTTTCAGGCTGATATTCTTGGAATTGCGATTGCTCGTGCCAAAAATTTGGAAACTACGGCTTTAGGAGCAGCCTTCCTAGCAGGTCTGACTGTAGGCTATTGGAAAGACTTGGAAGAATTAAAATCTCTTCATGGAGCAGCTCAAATCTTTGAACCCAAGATGGATGAATCTCGTAAGGAAGAGCTGTACAAGGGGTGGAAGAAAGCAGTCAAAGCTACTCAAGTATTTGCGGAGTCTGATGACTAA
- a CDS encoding (S)-acetoin forming diacetyl reductase: MSKVAIVTGAGQGIGFAIAKRLVQDGFKVGVLDYNAETAEKAVAELSADHAFAVVADVSKQAEVAAAFQKVVDHFGDLNVVVNNAGVAPTTPLDTITEEQFTRTFAINVGGVIWGAQAAQAQFKALGHGGKIINATSQAGVVGNPNLTVYGGTKFAVRGITQTLARDLADSGITVNAYAPGIVKTPMMFDIAHEVGKNAGKDDEWGMQTFAKDITLKRLSEPEDVAAAVSFLAGPDSNYITGQTIIVDGGMQFH; encoded by the coding sequence ATGTCTAAAGTAGCTATTGTCACAGGTGCTGGTCAAGGAATCGGTTTTGCAATCGCAAAACGTTTGGTGCAAGATGGCTTCAAGGTCGGAGTATTGGACTACAATGCTGAAACAGCTGAAAAAGCAGTTGCTGAGTTATCAGCAGATCATGCTTTTGCAGTCGTTGCCGATGTATCAAAACAAGCAGAAGTGGCTGCAGCTTTCCAAAAAGTTGTTGACCATTTTGGAGATTTGAATGTTGTCGTGAACAATGCAGGTGTTGCGCCAACTACACCACTTGATACAATTACAGAAGAACAATTTACACGTACATTTGCTATTAACGTTGGTGGCGTGATTTGGGGTGCACAAGCAGCTCAAGCTCAGTTCAAAGCACTCGGTCATGGTGGAAAGATCATCAATGCGACTTCACAAGCAGGTGTTGTAGGTAACCCTAACTTGACTGTTTATGGTGGTACTAAATTTGCAGTTCGTGGTATCACACAGACTTTGGCGCGTGACTTGGCAGATTCAGGCATCACTGTCAATGCTTATGCACCAGGTATTGTTAAGACTCCAATGATGTTTGACATTGCTCATGAAGTTGGGAAGAACGCAGGCAAAGACGACGAATGGGGTATGCAAACATTCGCTAAAGATATCACTTTGAAACGTCTTTCTGAACCAGAAGATGTAGCAGCGGCTGTCAGCTTCCTTGCTGGACCTGACTCAAACTACATCACAGGTCAAACCATTATCGTGGATGGTGGAATGCAGTTCCATTAA
- a CDS encoding ankyrin repeat domain-containing protein: MQKTFQLLRRGDLEGVRQILDKKPEEVNAVSGDKPKRDQGQSLLQVAIKSGHLDIADLLIDRGADLNFIEEPTELNPFCQPVIQTAGGRAVFDCRRMIKRWNGQYQLYSSKEKADQSFKVFKKMLELGADISQKDSHGGTLLQTILIETKEVLPSYYWKTKETSDNVLITNELRHDLNRIYDLLIRYGVTSDEIAVYQNIPLKELYQDSPTMEFLNRLDQSRS, encoded by the coding sequence ATGCAAAAAACCTTTCAGTTGTTGCGAAGAGGAGATTTAGAGGGAGTCCGTCAGATATTGGATAAAAAGCCTGAAGAAGTCAATGCTGTTTCGGGTGACAAACCTAAAAGAGATCAAGGCCAATCCCTTCTTCAAGTCGCTATTAAATCGGGACATTTAGATATTGCGGACTTACTCATTGATAGAGGGGCAGATCTTAACTTTATCGAAGAACCGACAGAGCTGAATCCATTTTGTCAACCGGTCATCCAAACGGCCGGTGGAAGAGCTGTATTTGACTGCAGGCGCATGATCAAACGTTGGAATGGTCAATATCAGTTGTATTCGTCTAAGGAAAAGGCTGACCAATCCTTCAAGGTTTTTAAAAAAATGTTAGAACTTGGAGCAGATATCTCTCAGAAGGATAGTCATGGCGGAACTTTATTGCAAACTATTTTAATTGAAACCAAGGAAGTGTTGCCATCTTATTATTGGAAAACAAAAGAAACAAGTGATAATGTCCTCATAACGAATGAATTACGTCATGATTTAAATCGTATTTATGATCTATTAATTCGTTACGGTGTGACTTCGGACGAAATAGCTGTCTATCAGAACATTCCTCTCAAAGAACTTTATCAAGACAGCCCGACCATGGAGTTCTTAAATCGGTTAGATCAGAGCAGATCTTGA
- a CDS encoding chorismate mutase, which produces MDLDQIRKDIDQIDQEIVALLERRMVCVGQIVEYKEQQGLPVLDQGREREVLEKVGSLVADEQYRATIQAQFQDMMKRSRNFQEEVRARD; this is translated from the coding sequence ATGGATTTAGATCAGATTCGTAAGGACATTGACCAGATCGATCAAGAGATTGTAGCCTTGCTGGAAAGACGGATGGTCTGTGTCGGTCAGATTGTAGAATATAAGGAGCAGCAGGGCTTACCTGTGCTCGATCAAGGAAGGGAAAGAGAGGTGCTTGAGAAAGTCGGCTCTCTTGTGGCGGATGAGCAGTATCGGGCGACCATTCAAGCCCAGTTTCAAGATATGATGAAGCGCTCGAGAAACTTCCAAGAGGAGGTGAGGGCGCGTGACTAG
- a CDS encoding flavodoxin: MTVAKIVFASMTGNTEEIADIVANKFRDLGVEVDVDECTTVDAEDFLEADIAVVATYTYGDGELPDEIQDFYEDLAGLDLKGKLYGVVGSGDTFYDEFCKAVDDFDRCFAATGAEKGSECVKVDLSAEDEDIEKLEAFAEELVAKAN, translated from the coding sequence ATGACTGTAGCGAAGATTGTTTTTGCTAGTATGACTGGAAATACTGAAGAAATCGCCGATATCGTAGCGAATAAATTCCGTGATCTTGGTGTCGAAGTAGATGTGGATGAGTGTACAACTGTGGACGCGGAGGACTTCCTTGAGGCCGATATCGCGGTGGTAGCAACTTATACATACGGTGATGGAGAGCTTCCAGATGAGATCCAAGATTTCTACGAAGATTTGGCTGGCCTTGATCTCAAAGGCAAACTTTATGGTGTTGTAGGATCAGGGGATACCTTCTACGATGAATTCTGTAAAGCAGTTGATGATTTCGACCGTTGCTTCGCTGCGACTGGTGCTGAAAAAGGTTCTGAGTGTGTCAAAGTTGATTTGTCTGCAGAAGACGAAGACATTGAAAAATTAGAAGCCTTTGCGGAAGAACTTGTAGCAAAAGCAAATTAA